A stretch of Shewanella dokdonensis DNA encodes these proteins:
- a CDS encoding FUSC family protein, translated as MTLSPVQAVFLTPDKRTLIFATKGVIAMTLALFVAMYLNLDRPYWALISAVFLQIRPESGLVIEKGLMQIIGTLVGGAVGIAILQAFAGYPELAILALALWLGLNAGLSAMVSSINFIYAFAMTGITPCLIVLLVMVSPTTATSDAIFQVAQSRVSEIIVGALCAVLVSLLLWPQSVASGLRQQSRSVINRTLDYLVQELATDGSHEKRHQYIDTILEQLAALNDDSSAVVYEGPEGPGRGRAANLLCNKVMSLLAVIQIFGRLQRNHPEQLSHTLQTMLQQLRQSFMQMSASRDYQECYQLAQQQRRQLIHLRNKLPCGQPLQSRLLKVATELISDLVMVLKAYDALENSGHSLLNAPALRPHRDPLIGLTTGFRTAVLFLIGAGIWIGTASSAALMLMILPVIFSMMMARLPLTLLMLVLRRLLVGVAISTPLAIFFALNLLAQSSGDFEILILVLIGPFFVGLMALANRPTLPYGLGLCIPFVILVRPANDMSYAFAVDYTLSNALAIGVGVTILYWLFKLITGPGIPVMQRRLLQATADDLVEISEHHAPEDWFNARMGDRLLRLANYDKAASDNAREMTDLGLTGLNLGHVSTRLRRLLQSVSDQRLEPLLDRWQHALAQAFLACSRGQQWPAFTDRSAELLQAIREEQLSLEQLEMIEGMFTRVSLTFERTANTMAQKLSNP; from the coding sequence ATGACACTATCGCCGGTACAGGCGGTGTTTTTGACGCCTGATAAACGCACGCTGATTTTTGCGACCAAGGGCGTGATTGCCATGACGCTGGCGTTATTTGTGGCGATGTATCTGAATCTGGATCGCCCCTATTGGGCACTTATTTCTGCCGTATTTTTGCAGATCCGTCCAGAGAGCGGCCTGGTGATTGAAAAAGGGCTGATGCAGATAATTGGCACCTTAGTAGGCGGGGCGGTAGGGATCGCCATCTTGCAAGCTTTTGCCGGTTATCCAGAACTGGCAATTCTGGCATTAGCGTTATGGCTCGGACTCAATGCCGGTTTGTCGGCAATGGTCAGCTCCATCAACTTTATCTACGCCTTTGCCATGACCGGGATTACGCCTTGTCTGATCGTATTGCTGGTGATGGTAAGCCCAACAACTGCCACCTCAGATGCCATTTTCCAAGTTGCACAATCACGCGTCAGTGAAATCATTGTAGGGGCGCTGTGTGCGGTGCTGGTCAGCTTACTGCTCTGGCCGCAATCGGTTGCCAGCGGACTAAGACAACAATCCCGTAGCGTTATCAACCGGACACTGGATTATCTGGTTCAGGAGTTGGCAACAGATGGCTCTCATGAAAAACGGCATCAATATATTGATACGATTTTGGAACAACTGGCGGCACTGAATGATGATTCCAGCGCCGTAGTTTACGAAGGGCCAGAGGGGCCTGGACGTGGTAGAGCGGCCAATCTTTTATGTAACAAAGTCATGTCATTACTGGCGGTGATCCAGATCTTTGGCCGTTTGCAACGTAATCACCCTGAGCAACTCTCACACACCTTGCAGACGATGTTGCAGCAGCTGCGCCAGAGCTTTATGCAGATGTCGGCCTCCCGTGACTACCAGGAATGTTACCAGTTGGCGCAGCAGCAACGGCGTCAACTCATCCACTTGCGGAATAAACTGCCCTGCGGACAACCTCTGCAAAGCCGCCTGCTAAAGGTTGCCACCGAGCTGATTTCTGATCTGGTGATGGTGCTAAAAGCCTATGATGCCCTGGAAAATAGTGGCCATTCCTTGCTTAATGCTCCAGCACTGCGACCACATCGCGATCCATTGATTGGCCTGACTACCGGTTTTCGTACGGCAGTTTTGTTCCTTATCGGGGCGGGGATTTGGATAGGTACGGCATCGTCTGCGGCGCTGATGTTAATGATCCTGCCGGTGATCTTTTCCATGATGATGGCTCGCTTACCATTGACCTTACTGATGCTAGTGCTGCGACGACTCTTAGTGGGGGTTGCCATCTCGACACCATTAGCCATATTTTTTGCACTCAACCTGCTAGCGCAAAGTTCTGGTGATTTCGAGATTTTAATCCTGGTGCTTATCGGGCCATTTTTTGTCGGTTTGATGGCGTTGGCTAATCGGCCAACCCTGCCATATGGCCTGGGGCTGTGTATTCCCTTTGTGATCCTCGTGCGCCCGGCCAATGATATGAGTTATGCCTTCGCCGTGGATTACACGCTTAGTAATGCCCTAGCGATAGGGGTTGGAGTAACCATTCTGTACTGGCTGTTCAAACTGATTACCGGCCCAGGTATCCCAGTAATGCAGCGTCGCTTGCTGCAAGCAACGGCAGATGATCTGGTAGAAATATCAGAGCATCACGCCCCAGAAGACTGGTTTAATGCCCGCATGGGCGATCGCTTGCTGCGACTTGCCAACTATGACAAAGCCGCATCTGACAATGCCAGAGAAATGACCGATCTAGGGCTGACTGGCTTGAATCTCGGGCACGTTTCCACACGGCTACGGCGTTTACTACAAAGTGTCAGCGACCAACGGCTGGAACCACTGTTGGACAGATGGCAGCACGCTCTGGCACAGGCTTTTCTCGCCTGTAGCCGAGGCCAGCAGTGGCCGGCATTTACAGACCGCAGTGCCGAATTATTACAGGCAATACGTGAAGAACAACTATCGTTGGAACAGTTGGAAATGATTGAAGGGATGTTCACCCGCGTCTCGCTGACCTTTGAACGTACAGCAAATACCATGGCGCAAAAGCTCAGTAATCCTTAG
- a CDS encoding ATP-binding cassette domain-containing protein has product MLIQDLKYQTASSKLFIEKWHIAPGEHWGVFAGQGQAAELLVGLLSGELTPHKGTIEGLPAKVACVSLQQQQKLLEQQIADDESEMQSGDTVSQILLDNGCDLQTLPELLAITDLTHLQDRGFRLLSTGETRRLMLAKAIAGQPQWLILDEPYAGLDVVHRAALSKLLQTLAKHTQLLLLTSREDELPAFISHMALFDDHQLTQTLSREAWQQHPLLAQMQALSEAKSARMLALLKQQDAANYPNLLLQLTDVKVAYTDTLIFEHINWTINRGEHWQLRGPNGAGKSTLLGLILGDHPQCYSNNITILGVKRGSGESIWDIKKHIGVVSSSLHLQYRVNCSALEVLLSGYFDSIGLYQKPSALQISNAQTWLEMLEMSEFAKTGFRSLDYGQQRLLLIARALIKQPALLILDEPYQGLDYLNRKLVFHALNRIAASNISQLLYVTHHHEDTLDAIHHFADFVPVGDGSHRLVISHN; this is encoded by the coding sequence ATGCTTATTCAGGATCTGAAATACCAAACCGCTTCCAGCAAACTGTTTATCGAAAAGTGGCACATCGCACCGGGCGAACACTGGGGCGTATTTGCCGGGCAAGGCCAAGCCGCCGAGTTGCTTGTGGGTTTGCTGAGTGGTGAGTTAACACCCCATAAAGGGACTATCGAAGGGTTGCCAGCCAAAGTGGCCTGTGTATCGCTGCAACAGCAACAAAAGCTGCTGGAGCAACAGATTGCCGACGATGAAAGCGAGATGCAAAGCGGCGACACTGTATCGCAGATCTTGCTGGATAATGGTTGTGATCTGCAGACACTGCCGGAGCTATTGGCAATCACCGACCTAACCCACCTGCAAGATCGTGGTTTTCGGCTGTTATCGACCGGTGAAACCCGCCGCTTAATGTTGGCCAAAGCCATTGCTGGGCAACCGCAATGGTTAATTCTGGACGAGCCTTATGCCGGGCTGGATGTGGTCCATCGCGCCGCCTTAAGCAAGCTACTGCAAACACTTGCCAAACATACGCAGCTGTTGTTGCTCACCAGCCGCGAAGATGAACTGCCCGCGTTTATCAGCCATATGGCACTGTTTGATGACCACCAACTGACACAAACCTTGAGCCGAGAAGCATGGCAACAGCATCCTTTACTGGCGCAGATGCAAGCGTTATCGGAAGCGAAAAGTGCGCGGATGCTGGCGTTGCTAAAGCAACAAGATGCAGCTAATTATCCCAACCTGCTGCTGCAGTTGACTGACGTAAAAGTGGCTTACACTGACACGCTGATTTTTGAACATATCAACTGGACCATTAACCGCGGTGAACACTGGCAATTACGCGGCCCCAATGGCGCGGGTAAAAGCACGCTGCTGGGGCTGATTTTGGGCGATCATCCGCAGTGTTACAGCAATAACATCACCATTCTTGGCGTTAAACGCGGCAGTGGCGAAAGCATCTGGGATATCAAAAAGCATATTGGCGTAGTGTCTTCGTCATTGCACTTGCAATATCGGGTAAATTGCAGCGCCCTAGAAGTGTTGCTCTCGGGTTATTTTGACTCCATCGGTCTGTATCAAAAACCCTCCGCGCTACAAATCAGTAATGCCCAAACCTGGCTAGAAATGCTGGAGATGAGTGAATTTGCCAAGACTGGCTTCCGTTCACTGGATTATGGCCAACAACGACTGTTGCTGATTGCCCGGGCACTGATCAAACAGCCGGCACTGTTAATTCTCGATGAACCCTATCAGGGGCTGGACTATCTCAACCGTAAGCTGGTATTTCATGCACTCAATCGCATTGCTGCCAGTAATATCAGTCAGTTACTGTACGTTACTCACCATCATGAAGATACTCTCGATGCGATTCATCATTTTGCGGATTTTGTGCCTGTCGGTGATGGCAGCCATCGACTGGTGATAAGTCACAACTAA
- a CDS encoding DNA polymerase III subunit chi, with the protein MSQALFYLLPANPAANVSEQVSLLACRLAQQYFQQGQWLYLHCEDQQQAYQVDELLWQFEPSAFVPHNLKGEGPKNGAPVEIGFDRLGPNVRRPVLLNLAYEVPAFAGNFSQIIDFVADDAAQKQQARERYRQYRAQGIALNTQDLATQPINFV; encoded by the coding sequence ATGAGCCAAGCACTGTTTTATCTGCTGCCCGCAAATCCGGCCGCCAATGTCAGCGAACAGGTGTCGCTACTGGCCTGCCGTTTGGCACAGCAGTATTTTCAGCAGGGGCAATGGCTGTATCTACACTGTGAAGATCAGCAGCAGGCGTACCAAGTAGATGAGTTGCTGTGGCAATTTGAACCCAGCGCCTTTGTGCCCCATAACCTCAAAGGTGAAGGGCCAAAAAACGGTGCGCCGGTAGAGATAGGATTTGACAGGCTTGGCCCCAATGTGCGGCGGCCAGTGCTGCTCAATCTGGCATATGAAGTCCCAGCATTTGCGGGCAACTTCAGCCAGATTATTGATTTTGTTGCAGATGATGCAGCGCAAAAACAACAAGCACGGGAGCGTTACCGTCAGTATCGCGCTCAGGGCATAGCGCTCAATACTCAAGATTTAGCAACACAACCCATTAATTTTGTTTGA
- a CDS encoding FKBP-type peptidyl-prolyl cis-trans isomerase — protein MSEKFTTVEQQASYGVGRQLGEQLAANSFDGLDIPAVQAGLADAFAGAESAVSMQELQHAFTEISTRIKRAQEEAAEAASAEGQAFLAENAKRAGVVVTDSGLQYEVITEGTGAKPTYDSTVRTHYHGTFTDGKVFDSSVTRGQPAEFPVSGVIAGWTEALQLMPVGSKYKLYVPHHLAYGERGAGAAIPPYSTLVFEVELLDIL, from the coding sequence ATGTCTGAAAAGTTCACGACAGTTGAACAGCAAGCAAGCTACGGTGTGGGTCGCCAGCTAGGAGAACAGTTGGCCGCTAACTCTTTTGATGGCCTCGATATCCCAGCCGTACAGGCGGGACTGGCAGATGCCTTTGCTGGCGCTGAAAGTGCGGTCAGCATGCAGGAACTGCAGCACGCCTTTACCGAGATCAGCACCCGTATCAAACGTGCTCAAGAAGAAGCTGCAGAAGCCGCTTCCGCTGAAGGTCAGGCTTTCTTGGCTGAAAATGCCAAACGTGCGGGTGTGGTAGTGACCGACTCAGGTCTGCAATATGAAGTCATCACCGAAGGTACTGGTGCTAAACCGACTTATGACTCTACCGTGCGTACTCACTATCACGGTACTTTTACTGACGGTAAAGTGTTTGATAGTTCCGTGACCCGTGGTCAGCCTGCTGAGTTCCCGGTTTCTGGCGTTATTGCTGGTTGGACCGAAGCGCTGCAACTGATGCCGGTCGGCTCCAAGTACAAACTGTATGTGCCACATCATCTGGCTTATGGTGAGCGGGGCGCTGGCGCGGCGATTCCGCCGTACTCGACCTTAGTGTTTGAAGTCGAGTTGCTCGATATTTTGTAA
- a CDS encoding efflux RND transporter periplasmic adaptor subunit, with the protein MGKLLRVALTLAVLVVAIIAGRWVWDHYLYSPWTRDGRIRANIITIAPDVSGWVNSVEVQDNQQVHKGDLLFLVDATRYQAALAELQAQLESKQYAWDLANHKYERRKQLTGREVISEEDLETARITTEQAKAAFQLAQAELNTARINLHRTVIRAPEDGTIINLTLRPGNYVHQGTAVLSLVQTGSLYVTGYFEETKLPLIHVGQTAKISLMSGGKPLSGTVTSIGKAIADTNVSSNGQLLPQIQQTFNWVRLAQRIPVDIHLDNIPADINLSAGMTVSIFLQDK; encoded by the coding sequence ATGGGAAAATTACTGCGTGTAGCTCTCACCCTCGCGGTACTAGTGGTCGCAATTATCGCCGGACGCTGGGTCTGGGATCACTATCTGTACTCACCCTGGACCCGGGATGGCCGCATCCGCGCCAATATTATTACTATCGCCCCGGACGTTTCCGGTTGGGTCAACAGTGTTGAAGTACAGGATAACCAACAAGTACATAAAGGTGATTTACTGTTTTTAGTTGATGCCACCCGTTACCAAGCGGCGTTGGCTGAACTACAGGCACAGCTAGAGAGCAAGCAATATGCTTGGGATCTGGCTAACCACAAATATGAACGCCGTAAACAGTTGACTGGACGGGAAGTTATCAGTGAAGAAGATCTAGAAACCGCACGGATCACCACGGAACAAGCCAAGGCGGCTTTCCAATTGGCACAAGCGGAACTCAATACCGCCCGCATTAATTTGCACCGAACAGTTATTCGCGCACCTGAAGATGGCACCATCATTAATCTTACGCTGCGGCCAGGGAACTATGTACATCAGGGCACAGCCGTCCTGTCGCTGGTACAAACAGGTTCGCTATATGTCACCGGCTATTTTGAAGAAACCAAGCTGCCACTTATTCATGTTGGACAGACGGCTAAAATCAGCCTGATGAGCGGTGGCAAGCCATTAAGCGGAACCGTCACCAGCATTGGCAAGGCCATTGCTGACACCAATGTCAGCAGTAACGGCCAACTGCTGCCGCAAATCCAGCAGACATTCAACTGGGTGCGGTTAGCACAGCGTATTCCGGTAGACATTCATTTGGACAACATTCCCGCAGACATCAATCTCAGTGCCGGGATGACAGTTTCCATTTTCCTGCAGGACAAGTAA
- a CDS encoding M1 family metallopeptidase, with translation MLNWLRATAICMAGCSALAIAAPEAQNANTFDPQTLFAPLSLPTPATAIRSGAGKPGAMFWQNRVDYKLHATIDTARDTLHGEEVITYTNNSPDSLPTLWVQLDQNIYRKDSRSTMASEWRRSQFTDGYRFDKVTVRIDGESYDAKFLINDTRMRVDLAQPLAAKGGKLQLEINYSYQVPGTWGGRTAVTPTTQGKIFEIAQWFPRMAVYDDLHGWNNNPYIGSEFYLEYGTIDYTVTVPWNYWVVGSGKLINPKDVLTKTEQQRLKQAQQSDKTVYIRQPDEVGKADSRPVNSGTLDWHFRMERTRDVAFAASPAFVIDAARINLPDGKTSLAMSAYPPEAAGPTKWDRSTEYVKGTIEHFSQWYPYPWPVAVNLGGHGAGMEYPGIVFDGMRDHDAFLFWISAHELGHSWFPMIVGSDERRHAFMDEGFNTFIDVYASDAFNKGEFAPKRDSEYAPKGGNPVDEILPVLADTEAPTLMAPAEATAEKYRHSVAYFKGALGLVLLREQILGPDRFDPAFKEYIATWAYKHPSPSDFFRFMESAAGEDLSWWWRGWYLNNWQLDMGITAVKAVDDKKGKGTAVTLISKQPLVMPATLRLQYSDGTTEDFRVPVESWMRTGTPTLVLPVTKAVKSATLDPEHKLPDADRSNNSLTL, from the coding sequence ATGCTCAATTGGCTCAGGGCAACCGCTATCTGTATGGCGGGCTGTTCAGCGTTAGCTATCGCTGCACCAGAGGCCCAGAACGCAAACACCTTTGACCCGCAAACGCTGTTCGCCCCCTTATCGTTACCGACCCCCGCAACCGCAATTCGCAGTGGTGCCGGTAAACCGGGTGCCATGTTCTGGCAAAACCGGGTCGATTATAAATTACATGCGACTATCGACACCGCCCGCGATACGCTGCATGGCGAAGAAGTGATCACTTACACCAATAACAGCCCAGATAGTCTGCCAACCTTATGGGTTCAACTGGATCAGAATATCTATCGTAAAGACAGCCGCTCCACCATGGCATCTGAATGGCGTCGCAGCCAGTTCACCGATGGCTACCGTTTTGACAAAGTCACAGTGCGGATTGATGGTGAAAGTTATGATGCCAAGTTTCTCATCAACGATACCCGTATGCGGGTGGACCTGGCGCAACCGCTGGCGGCCAAAGGCGGTAAACTGCAACTGGAGATCAACTACAGCTATCAGGTTCCTGGTACCTGGGGTGGACGCACAGCCGTAACGCCAACCACCCAAGGCAAAATCTTTGAAATTGCCCAGTGGTTCCCTCGGATGGCGGTTTATGATGACCTACACGGCTGGAATAACAACCCTTACATCGGCTCGGAATTCTATCTGGAATATGGCACGATTGATTATACCGTCACCGTTCCCTGGAATTATTGGGTGGTGGGATCAGGTAAACTGATCAACCCCAAAGACGTGCTGACCAAAACCGAACAGCAGCGGCTGAAACAGGCACAACAGAGCGACAAGACGGTTTATATCCGTCAACCAGATGAAGTGGGTAAAGCTGACAGCCGTCCGGTTAACAGTGGCACTCTCGACTGGCATTTCCGCATGGAACGCACCCGTGATGTGGCCTTTGCCGCTTCGCCTGCTTTCGTGATCGATGCCGCCCGCATCAATCTACCTGACGGTAAAACGTCACTGGCAATGTCCGCATATCCTCCCGAAGCCGCTGGGCCAACCAAATGGGATCGCTCCACCGAGTATGTAAAAGGCACCATTGAGCATTTCTCTCAGTGGTATCCGTATCCGTGGCCAGTCGCCGTCAATCTCGGTGGTCATGGCGCGGGCATGGAATACCCAGGGATTGTGTTTGACGGTATGCGCGACCATGACGCCTTTCTGTTCTGGATTAGCGCCCATGAACTAGGCCACAGCTGGTTTCCAATGATAGTGGGCTCAGACGAGCGGCGGCATGCCTTTATGGATGAAGGGTTCAACACCTTTATCGACGTTTATGCCTCAGATGCTTTCAACAAGGGTGAATTTGCCCCCAAACGCGACAGTGAATACGCCCCCAAAGGTGGCAATCCGGTCGATGAAATTCTACCAGTGTTAGCTGACACAGAAGCACCTACGCTGATGGCACCAGCTGAAGCAACCGCCGAAAAATACCGTCATTCAGTCGCCTATTTTAAAGGTGCGCTGGGCTTAGTATTACTGCGCGAGCAGATCCTTGGGCCAGACCGTTTTGACCCGGCATTTAAAGAATATATTGCCACTTGGGCGTATAAACATCCGTCTCCGTCTGACTTTTTCCGTTTCATGGAAAGTGCTGCCGGAGAAGATCTCTCCTGGTGGTGGCGCGGTTGGTATCTCAATAACTGGCAACTGGATATGGGGATCACCGCCGTCAAAGCGGTAGACGATAAAAAAGGCAAAGGCACCGCCGTTACACTTATCAGCAAGCAACCATTGGTGATGCCCGCGACCTTGCGCCTGCAATACAGCGATGGCACGACTGAGGATTTCCGTGTTCCAGTAGAAAGCTGGATGCGTACAGGCACGCCAACGCTAGTGTTACCCGTCACTAAAGCGGTGAAAAGTGCCACGCTGGATCCCGAGCACAAATTACCCGATGCTGACCGTAGCAATAATAGTCTGACACTCTAA
- a CDS encoding lactate/malate family dehydrogenase, giving the protein MKRHVAIIGCGHVGADVAFSLVTQNLADHISLFDINAAKAASEQLELQDMAALIGSRVHIDNNDASQLAADIVVMAVGPSKTQTVDRLRELDETAKAASMWVPKMLAAGFSGVLINITNPCDVITTLLAKQLELPAGQVFGTGTSLDSARMKRVVGTLLDVDPASIEGYVMGEHGESQFVAWSSVRVGGLPLTQWPQAAHADYDAMATAIRRGGWDVLTGKGWTSFGIATATAKLVDAVFSDARRVFAVSAMDSQLGVHIGQPAVVGASGIIHPIAIPLAADEQAKYQASAAVIRQAMHKIG; this is encoded by the coding sequence GTGAAGCGTCATGTTGCCATTATTGGTTGTGGTCATGTAGGAGCCGATGTTGCTTTTAGTTTGGTGACCCAAAATTTAGCTGATCACATCAGTCTGTTTGATATCAATGCGGCTAAAGCGGCCAGTGAACAACTGGAATTGCAAGATATGGCGGCACTCATCGGCTCTCGGGTACATATCGATAATAATGATGCAAGCCAACTGGCGGCAGACATTGTGGTGATGGCCGTTGGCCCCAGCAAGACGCAAACAGTCGATAGATTACGTGAGCTAGATGAAACAGCTAAAGCTGCCAGCATGTGGGTGCCTAAAATGTTGGCGGCCGGATTTAGCGGTGTGTTGATTAACATCACCAACCCTTGTGATGTGATCACCACTCTTTTGGCAAAACAGTTGGAACTGCCCGCGGGACAGGTTTTTGGTACTGGCACCTCACTCGACAGTGCTCGTATGAAGCGAGTGGTTGGTACCTTACTCGATGTCGATCCTGCCAGTATTGAGGGTTATGTCATGGGAGAACACGGCGAATCCCAGTTTGTAGCCTGGAGCAGTGTCCGGGTTGGCGGGTTACCACTAACACAGTGGCCTCAGGCCGCGCATGCTGATTATGACGCGATGGCAACGGCTATTCGTCGTGGTGGTTGGGACGTGTTGACCGGCAAAGGCTGGACCAGTTTTGGTATTGCTACGGCTACCGCTAAACTGGTTGATGCGGTATTCAGCGATGCCCGCAGAGTTTTTGCTGTATCGGCAATGGACTCACAATTGGGCGTTCATATCGGCCAGCCCGCAGTGGTAGGGGCCAGCGGGATTATTCATCCCATCGCTATCCCATTGGCTGCCGATGAACAGGCCAAATATCAGGCATCCGCAGCGGTGATCCGTCAGGCAATGCACAAAATTGGTTGA
- a CDS encoding YciI family protein, with product MRCFLVLLSDKKANGLTPELLLAHVHHLQQLAAAGQLRFCGPYADNQGAMLLLLCTDRQQAEQLLQADPFIHVGYYKQYQLQEVLEANAANHWLLQDTQTNSNLTAGI from the coding sequence ATGCGTTGTTTTTTAGTGTTGTTATCAGATAAAAAAGCCAATGGACTAACACCAGAACTGCTGTTGGCGCATGTGCACCATCTACAACAACTCGCCGCTGCCGGACAGCTACGATTTTGTGGCCCATATGCGGATAACCAAGGCGCAATGCTGCTGTTGCTATGCACCGACAGGCAACAAGCAGAGCAGCTGTTACAGGCAGATCCGTTTATTCACGTGGGTTACTATAAACAGTATCAGTTACAGGAAGTGCTTGAAGCTAACGCCGCCAACCATTGGTTACTGCAAGATACGCAGACAAACAGCAACCTTACCGCAGGCATATAG
- a CDS encoding DUF1656 domain-containing protein, protein MLEELALGGLLFSPLVVFAPLAFVISFVTRQILHISGLYQKIWKVAWFEAALYICYLALVVYLFGR, encoded by the coding sequence ATGCTTGAAGAATTAGCGCTCGGGGGATTGCTGTTCAGTCCTTTGGTGGTGTTTGCACCACTGGCGTTTGTCATATCGTTCGTCACCCGCCAGATACTGCATATATCCGGGCTATATCAGAAAATCTGGAAAGTCGCCTGGTTTGAGGCGGCACTGTACATCTGTTATCTGGCCCTGGTTGTTTACTTGTTCGGGAGATGA